The genomic DNA CATGTGACCTTATGAACAATGGTGGTTCTTTGTAATTAACACTGCAGCGAGAACAATTGTAAGTGTGGCAGAACATACCAACACTAGCCTAATAGTGGGCCAAGCGAGTTGTTGAATTATCcatgttaatttagcagacaaagTTCCAGGCTGGAGTGAGCGGCAGAGAACAGAGTATTGTCTGCATACTGGTTATGAAAAATAatgtgataaaaaaaataattgtacaCGAACCTGATCCGTCTTGAGATTTTCGGACTTCCTCCTTGCATTCATCGAACTTCACCTTAAATTTCTGAGCATCTGAATAGGACAGAAGAGTTATTTTAAACCCCATCCACACATTGACAGATCACACTTTTTGCATGGGAAGTCAACCGAATTGTAAAAAGCTAATGCAGTGACGGAAATAGAAGTGTTGTCACACTCACTTTCTGCATTGAGGAAACGGATTGCCAGGAGTTCAGGTTTGGGATGCTCATCAGCGAAGTCGGCAAGTGTGTTCCATACCCATGCCCTGTCGCTGCCGGCGTTGGGCTTCAGCTCCATCACAGGGAAAACTGAAAGAGCAGAAAGATGAAAAGGATTTAGGCCACTGACCCATAGAATCACATATCTATACAATGACTTGTTTTGCTTATTTCTCACCATCATCTCATAGTCAAAATAACAATTCAGTGGACAGGCAACATCAATGCATGGGTTAATGGACAGGTTTATGTTCGACACAAGACAGCACTGCAGTGATAAATGCTACTGCCTTAGACAAGAAGCGTTCCGTGACTCACTGTTGTGATTGGCACAGATCTTTAAGGTCCGGTCTCGCCTCATCAATAGGCGGATGGTGCCCTTCTCTTTGTGTTTCAGGAGCTTGACGTCGCCTGTGCCGCGCTCCTTCCACTCTGGTGGTTCGTTCTCAGAGGCAAAGCGGTAGAGCTTCGCCCGCCTGAGGGGAGACAATATGGGTAAAATGCTGAGGCTTTGGAGGGAATCAGTAACAATACTTGGATGACAGAGGGCTGGATAGTTGCACTACACTTGAGACAAATCCTAACTTCTACTTAGGGTAACATTTCACTTAGTCTCTATTTGACAGTGCATGCCTAAGGAAAAATTTGATGAATTTACCAATTTGATGTTAGGATTCAGCCATAAATGAATTATAAATTGTGTATAGCTCAATGAGTTAGGCTATTCAAAGCGAAATCTTTCAGCATCAGCTTACATTTTGAATagttcctcctcgtcctcctctagtGTCTTCACATCCTGCTCTGGAAGAGACACGATGGGCTCATAATGGGGATCGTGGTTTGATTCTTCTGCATTGTCTGTTGAAGTCTCCTGCTCTTCTGGTGTTTCCTATAAAACATGTTAAGGACAGCATTTGGCAT from Oncorhynchus clarkii lewisi isolate Uvic-CL-2024 chromosome 30, UVic_Ocla_1.0, whole genome shotgun sequence includes the following:
- the LOC139390081 gene encoding ran-specific GTPase-activating protein-like, coding for MADPKETPEEQETSTDNAEESNHDPHYEPIVSLPEQDVKTLEEDEEELFKMRAKLYRFASENEPPEWKERGTGDVKLLKHKEKGTIRLLMRRDRTLKICANHNIFPVMELKPNAGSDRAWVWNTLADFADEHPKPELLAIRFLNAENAQKFKVKFDECKEEVRKSQDGSGENTDSANKVAEKLEELSVKDKTKTEEKKEEEKEKAAAEEKK